One region of Aminobacterium colombiense DSM 12261 genomic DNA includes:
- a CDS encoding ABC transporter ATP-binding protein, producing MTKQIQTSETLLDIRNLKKYFNVSKGLLHAVDDITLTITKGQTLGLVGESGCGKSTLGRVVIGLIEATGGEVLFKGQDALKFNNAQKREFHKQAQIVFQDPFSSLNPRMSVSQLIAEPLLINKACGSRKEVDNKVKELMDTVGLAERLTTSFPHELDGGRRQRIGVARALALDPEFIVLDEPVSALDVCIQAQILNLLGDLKKERGYTYLFISHNLSVVRYVSDEVAVMYLGQVVEKAGNTILFKDPLHPYTQALLSAVPVIDLDGKKDRILLEGDVPSPINPLPGCRFAPRCAYRQEICMNETPKLTEIDPGHFVSCHFARNLKNNS from the coding sequence ATGACAAAGCAAATACAGACGTCCGAAACTCTTCTTGACATAAGGAATTTGAAAAAATATTTCAATGTTAGCAAAGGACTTTTACATGCCGTTGACGATATAACCCTTACCATAACTAAAGGCCAGACCCTTGGTTTGGTGGGTGAGTCAGGGTGTGGAAAGTCTACTCTTGGGCGGGTTGTTATCGGTCTAATCGAAGCCACTGGCGGCGAAGTTCTCTTCAAGGGGCAGGACGCTCTGAAATTCAATAATGCTCAAAAAAGAGAGTTTCACAAGCAGGCCCAGATAGTATTTCAGGATCCTTTTTCTTCACTGAATCCCAGGATGTCGGTTTCACAGCTTATTGCGGAACCCTTGCTGATCAATAAGGCATGCGGCAGCCGAAAAGAAGTTGACAATAAGGTGAAGGAGCTTATGGATACTGTCGGTTTGGCCGAACGTCTCACAACATCGTTTCCTCACGAACTTGACGGGGGGCGTCGTCAGCGTATCGGTGTAGCTCGTGCCCTTGCCCTTGACCCGGAGTTTATCGTTCTTGACGAGCCGGTATCGGCCCTTGATGTCTGTATCCAGGCTCAAATACTGAATTTGCTGGGAGACCTTAAAAAGGAGCGAGGTTATACTTACCTCTTTATTTCCCATAACCTCAGCGTGGTGCGATATGTCTCAGATGAAGTGGCAGTCATGTATTTGGGGCAGGTGGTGGAGAAGGCGGGCAATACTATCCTTTTCAAGGATCCCCTTCACCCTTATACCCAGGCGCTGCTTTCGGCGGTTCCCGTTATTGACCTGGATGGGAAAAAGGACAGGATCCTCCTTGAGGGAGACGTTCCCAGTCCCATCAATCCGTTGCCAGGGTGCAGGTTTGCGCCCCGGTGCGCATATCGACAGGAGATTTGTATGAACGAGACCCCGAAACTTACAGAAATTGATCCCGGTCATTTCGTTTCCTGTCATTTTGCCAGAAATTTAAAAAATAACAGTTGA
- a CDS encoding leucyl aminopeptidase family protein, with protein MQLINDPSLFKGQPHVRGFMLFEDTDLPEEITSYSHLASQWRKKGFLQFVPKVKEPEQWIAVIGLGKRPDKKSAQNSLCRNMTAEFVRKGTAMQLSSFILDLPEKPDAWVSRAIAEGAVLGNYRFTKYRTTDPSPAAQCERFCLCNGDARAMDHGRLAAEAQVYARNLANEPGNVISPLTMASFAKEIATRHGMEITVFDEHEIQEKGLHALWHVGKGSKTPPRLVHMEYRPKERPLGKIALVGKCVTFDSGGLSLKTSEGIMTMKGDKSGACNLLGIMNILPELNCPYEVHGLFGAVENMPDGNAYRPDDIIKAMNGKTIEIKNTDAEGRVTLADMLAYTSTLKPDGIIDMATLTGAATVALGNYTAALISDWDDLSADILEAAEKAGERFHRFTMDDEKLREQINTPNADVANTGGRGGGAITAGMFLREFVDPQIPWVHMDIASVDYYDKDFDCYAFGASAFSLRTCLEYLMKPVFK; from the coding sequence ATGCAATTAATCAATGACCCATCACTCTTCAAAGGTCAGCCCCATGTTCGAGGTTTTATGCTTTTTGAAGACACGGATCTCCCTGAAGAGATAACATCATACAGTCATTTAGCCTCTCAGTGGCGCAAAAAAGGTTTTCTTCAGTTCGTCCCAAAGGTAAAAGAACCTGAACAGTGGATTGCCGTTATCGGGTTAGGAAAAAGACCTGATAAGAAATCGGCACAAAACTCCCTCTGCCGGAACATGACCGCTGAATTCGTAAGAAAAGGAACGGCTATGCAGCTCTCATCTTTCATTCTCGACTTGCCGGAAAAGCCGGATGCCTGGGTAAGCAGAGCCATAGCAGAAGGAGCAGTTCTTGGAAATTACCGCTTTACCAAATATCGCACCACCGATCCTTCCCCGGCTGCTCAATGTGAACGTTTTTGCCTTTGCAATGGCGACGCCAGGGCCATGGACCACGGAAGACTTGCGGCAGAAGCTCAGGTTTACGCCCGCAATCTGGCAAATGAGCCTGGGAACGTTATTTCCCCCCTTACTATGGCTTCCTTTGCTAAAGAGATAGCGACACGTCACGGCATGGAGATTACCGTATTTGATGAGCATGAGATTCAGGAAAAAGGTCTTCACGCTCTTTGGCATGTTGGAAAAGGGTCTAAGACTCCCCCGCGACTTGTTCATATGGAGTACAGGCCAAAAGAAAGACCCCTGGGGAAAATTGCCCTTGTGGGGAAATGTGTCACCTTTGATAGCGGGGGACTTTCTCTTAAAACAAGTGAAGGCATTATGACCATGAAGGGCGATAAGTCCGGCGCCTGCAACCTATTAGGCATAATGAACATTCTGCCTGAACTGAACTGCCCTTACGAAGTACACGGACTTTTTGGCGCAGTAGAGAACATGCCCGACGGAAATGCCTATAGGCCTGACGATATTATTAAAGCAATGAATGGCAAAACTATCGAAATAAAGAACACCGATGCTGAGGGGCGTGTTACCCTTGCCGACATGCTGGCCTACACTTCCACTCTCAAACCCGATGGAATAATAGACATGGCAACTCTCACAGGAGCAGCCACTGTAGCCTTAGGCAACTATACTGCCGCCCTGATTTCCGACTGGGATGATTTGAGCGCGGATATTTTAGAAGCCGCAGAAAAGGCCGGAGAAAGATTTCACCGCTTCACTATGGATGATGAAAAACTTAGGGAGCAAATAAACACACCCAATGCCGATGTGGCAAACACTGGCGGCCGAGGCGGCGGAGCCATAACTGCCGGAATGTTCTTAAGAGAATTCGTTGATCCCCAAATCCCCTGGGTCCATATGGATATCGCCTCTGTAGATTACTACGACAAGGATTTTGATTGCTATGCCTTTGGCGCTTCAGCCTTCTCTCTCAGAACATGTCTTGAATATCTTATGAAACCTGTCTTTAAATAA
- a CDS encoding P1 family peptidase, giving the protein MLGQKRIADYGIHVGHMKRGALNSITDVSGVKVGHCTLRGEGINTGVTAVIPHEGNLFREKLFAACHIINGFGKSVGLIQIEEMGTIETPILLTNTLNTGTVSEALVRYMLKDNRDIGRETGTVNPVVCECNDGFLNDIQGLHVRKEHVLTAIANANKEFEEGAAGAGCGMSCYQLKGGIGTASRIIQVERAAFTLGVLVLSNFGEMGDLLVDGRKVGQKIASIEPPKEDRGSVIVVIATDIPMTERQLKRLCRRSSVGITRTGTYIGNGSGEIALAFSTANRFFHYETAPVCALEMFNENNMDMVFRAVVEAAEEAVLNSMICSEPTRGRDGNMRHSLKEYTSFFI; this is encoded by the coding sequence ATGCTCGGTCAGAAGCGTATCGCCGATTATGGCATTCATGTAGGTCATATGAAACGGGGAGCCCTCAATTCCATTACAGACGTATCGGGAGTAAAGGTAGGGCACTGCACCCTTAGGGGAGAAGGCATAAATACAGGGGTTACAGCGGTGATACCCCATGAAGGGAATTTATTTAGAGAAAAGCTTTTTGCTGCGTGTCACATTATCAATGGTTTTGGGAAGTCAGTGGGACTCATTCAAATAGAGGAAATGGGCACTATCGAAACGCCAATTCTCCTCACCAATACATTAAATACCGGCACCGTCTCTGAAGCTCTCGTTCGTTATATGCTAAAAGATAACCGTGATATCGGCCGGGAAACCGGCACGGTGAATCCTGTGGTCTGTGAGTGTAACGATGGTTTTCTTAACGACATCCAGGGACTTCACGTACGAAAAGAACATGTACTGACAGCTATAGCCAACGCAAACAAGGAGTTTGAAGAAGGGGCTGCGGGGGCTGGATGCGGCATGTCCTGTTATCAATTGAAAGGGGGCATAGGTACTGCTTCCAGAATCATCCAGGTTGAGAGGGCGGCTTTTACCCTTGGCGTTCTTGTTCTTTCCAACTTTGGAGAAATGGGAGATTTGCTGGTGGATGGCCGTAAAGTAGGGCAGAAGATAGCCTCTATTGAACCGCCCAAGGAAGATCGGGGCTCTGTCATTGTTGTTATTGCCACAGATATCCCCATGACAGAACGGCAGCTGAAACGACTGTGCCGCCGTTCTTCCGTCGGGATTACACGAACGGGAACCTATATAGGAAATGGAAGCGGGGAAATAGCTTTAGCTTTTTCTACCGCCAATCGATTTTTTCACTATGAAACGGCCCCGGTCTGCGCTCTTGAGATGTTCAACGAAAATAATATGGACATGGTCTTCAGGGCTGTGGTGGAAGCCGCGGAAGAAGCGGTTCTCAACTCCATGATCTGCTCAGAGCCCACGAGAGGGCGAGACGGGAACATGCGTCATTCCCTGAAAGAATACACGTCTTTTTTTATTTAA
- a CDS encoding GntR family transcriptional regulator: protein MVKEKNSLSNAGKPLKGLVISHIRDKIFKNRTLCCGDQVSERELSRILGISRAPIREALKELEEQGLIVSVKYRGWFVADFREQEFFEINKLRTLLEHSLFESIIALGGPSDEELDRAEALNKELRMIMESSLQGDEKGFEFAEKEMAFHMHLHSLAKDDCYWTKKMLRNLSYQIGCSFHRWLYKEWQMKASVESHERLIQCLRKKDVDNLYELLFQRLGKEPIVTPEN, encoded by the coding sequence ATGGTAAAAGAGAAGAACAGTCTTTCCAATGCAGGGAAACCGCTAAAAGGCCTTGTCATTTCCCATATCAGGGATAAGATCTTTAAAAACAGGACCTTGTGTTGCGGCGATCAAGTAAGTGAGAGAGAGCTTTCACGAATATTGGGAATAAGCAGAGCGCCGATTCGTGAAGCTTTGAAGGAGCTGGAAGAGCAAGGGTTGATCGTTTCTGTTAAATACAGAGGATGGTTTGTTGCTGACTTTCGTGAACAGGAATTTTTCGAAATCAACAAATTGCGCACCCTCCTTGAACATAGCCTTTTCGAATCTATAATTGCCCTTGGAGGGCCTAGCGACGAAGAGTTAGACCGGGCAGAGGCCCTGAATAAAGAATTGCGAATGATAATGGAGAGCTCTCTTCAGGGTGATGAGAAAGGTTTTGAATTTGCCGAAAAAGAAATGGCCTTTCATATGCATCTTCATTCACTGGCAAAAGATGACTGCTACTGGACCAAAAAGATGCTTAGAAACCTTTCCTACCAGATTGGATGTTCTTTTCACAGGTGGCTTTATAAAGAATGGCAGATGAAAGCCAGTGTGGAAAGCCACGAAAGGCTTATCCAGTGTCTGAGAAAAAAAGACGTTGATAATTTGTATGAACTGCTATTCCAGAGACTAGGAAAGGAGCCCATCGTCACACCAGAGAACTAA
- a CDS encoding ABC transporter substrate-binding protein, translated as MKGKFCLRLLLAVAVLTLIATTGFAAVMETFTLGLPGDAKSLDPHQATDTMSFAVAKHINEPLVTVDGKTKQLVPVLAERWEVLDDHTYKFYLKKGVKFHNGEEFTAEDVVFSLTRAASPDSVHAGSKGKKIDTEGFEIIDKHTVIVRTVGPVGGWLESMKHPYASIFNKKAVEEGGADYFRNPVGTGPFKFKSWVKGERIELTAFEDYHGKKPGFKNFNILVLPDDSSRVIALETGKVDMIYAVPPSEYQRLNESEKVRVVASPGLRLQYLGMNTDKKPLDDPRVRLAIEYAINKEAYCAVVYQNNAVQPDGPLVPASTFTPANAAPYPFDPAKAKALLAEAGYPDGLTLDFWTSNFQDRVNGATVIQSMLAQVGIKTNIQIFEAGAFNTKMNGNEHALYVSQWGMQTSRNAGDYWLTLFHAGSIGSANWARLNDPDMNALLEKVNTTVDEADRIVLLQNVWDGLNELHPIVPLAVPSELYGVRRDLVGVEDLADGQINYLGNLSLKD; from the coding sequence GTGAAAGGAAAATTTTGTTTACGGTTATTGTTAGCAGTAGCGGTATTAACGTTAATCGCAACAACTGGTTTCGCCGCAGTGATGGAAACATTCACACTCGGCCTTCCCGGGGATGCCAAGAGCCTTGATCCCCATCAGGCGACGGACACCATGTCCTTTGCCGTTGCCAAGCATATCAATGAGCCTTTGGTAACAGTGGATGGAAAAACAAAGCAGCTTGTGCCCGTTCTTGCCGAACGCTGGGAAGTCCTGGACGACCACACGTACAAATTCTATCTTAAAAAAGGTGTGAAGTTCCATAATGGTGAAGAGTTCACAGCCGAGGACGTCGTTTTCTCTTTGACTCGTGCCGCTTCCCCTGATTCTGTGCACGCTGGGTCCAAAGGCAAAAAGATTGACACAGAAGGCTTCGAGATCATTGATAAGCACACTGTCATCGTGAGGACCGTTGGTCCCGTAGGCGGATGGCTTGAGTCGATGAAACACCCCTATGCGAGTATCTTCAATAAGAAGGCCGTTGAAGAGGGCGGTGCCGACTACTTCAGAAACCCTGTGGGGACCGGCCCCTTCAAATTCAAGAGCTGGGTCAAGGGTGAGCGCATTGAACTCACTGCCTTTGAAGACTACCACGGAAAGAAGCCCGGCTTCAAAAACTTTAACATTCTTGTCCTGCCAGATGACAGCAGCAGAGTGATCGCCCTTGAAACCGGCAAAGTTGACATGATCTATGCTGTTCCTCCAAGTGAGTATCAGCGTCTGAACGAATCTGAAAAAGTTAGGGTTGTTGCGTCCCCGGGCCTTCGACTTCAATATCTTGGCATGAACACAGATAAGAAGCCTCTTGATGATCCAAGGGTGCGTCTTGCCATAGAGTATGCCATTAATAAAGAAGCCTATTGCGCAGTTGTATACCAGAACAACGCGGTACAGCCTGATGGTCCGCTGGTGCCCGCAAGCACCTTCACCCCTGCGAACGCTGCGCCTTATCCCTTTGATCCCGCCAAGGCCAAGGCCCTTCTTGCTGAGGCTGGATATCCTGACGGACTGACCCTTGATTTCTGGACAAGCAACTTCCAGGACAGAGTAAATGGAGCCACAGTCATTCAGTCTATGCTTGCCCAGGTGGGAATCAAAACGAACATTCAGATCTTCGAAGCAGGGGCATTCAATACGAAAATGAACGGTAACGAGCATGCCCTGTACGTAAGCCAGTGGGGAATGCAGACGAGCCGTAACGCCGGAGATTACTGGCTGACTCTTTTCCATGCCGGCAGCATCGGTTCTGCAAACTGGGCCCGTCTGAATGATCCAGATATGAACGCTCTTCTTGAAAAGGTCAACACAACCGTTGATGAAGCTGATCGAATTGTACTTCTTCAGAATGTATGGGATGGATTGAACGAGCTTCATCCAATCGTTCCCCTTGCCGTACCAAGCGAGCTTTACGGTGTAAGAAGAGACCTTGTTGGAGTTGAAGATCTCGCCGATGGCCAGATCAACTATTTGGGCAACCTTTCTTTGAAAGACTAA
- a CDS encoding M20 metallopeptidase family protein, protein MLISEILQKTLDIKEYIVDVKRKIHKHPELGMEEYETTAFVKSELSTMGIEMIPLEKNVGVLGIIKGEKSGGEIVTALRADMDALPIQETADVPDKSVVPGVMHACGHDCHTAMLLGAAKVLVSLKGHFSGTVKLLFQPAEENLGGAKYMIEQGVLENPKVDHILGLHGHPSYDVGEIALRGGPAMASSDFFTVRITGKSAHGAYPHRIGCDPILAASNSVMAIQSIITRQIDAIDSVVISVCEIHGGTAKNIIPEAVEFSGSVRCQSAETRNSIEKRILDVVQNIASTYKCKAELDYHYGVPPLANSPRVTEIVRGSAEKVVGSDRVKHIDIPAMGSEDFSRYLEIVPEGVFARLGIRKPNEPDPVYHNGNFVFPEEALPYGAALFVQFVLDMNQ, encoded by the coding sequence GTGTTGATTTCAGAAATACTTCAAAAAACTCTCGATATAAAAGAGTATATAGTCGATGTAAAACGCAAAATCCATAAACATCCCGAGCTGGGGATGGAGGAATATGAAACTACGGCATTTGTAAAATCTGAGCTGTCGACCATGGGAATAGAGATGATCCCCCTTGAAAAAAATGTGGGAGTGCTTGGGATCATAAAGGGAGAAAAGTCTGGTGGAGAGATCGTTACAGCTCTTCGCGCCGACATGGATGCCCTTCCAATTCAGGAAACAGCTGATGTGCCAGATAAATCTGTTGTTCCGGGCGTTATGCATGCCTGCGGTCATGATTGCCATACGGCAATGCTGCTGGGAGCTGCCAAAGTGCTGGTATCCCTGAAAGGACATTTTTCAGGAACGGTGAAGCTTCTCTTTCAGCCAGCAGAAGAAAATCTTGGTGGAGCGAAGTATATGATCGAGCAGGGCGTTCTGGAGAATCCCAAGGTGGACCATATTCTGGGCCTCCATGGGCACCCATCCTATGATGTGGGAGAAATAGCCCTTAGAGGAGGGCCTGCCATGGCCTCTTCTGATTTCTTCACTGTTAGGATAACTGGGAAAAGCGCTCATGGTGCCTATCCTCACCGAATTGGCTGCGATCCTATTCTGGCAGCTTCGAATTCTGTGATGGCAATCCAGAGCATCATTACCCGGCAGATAGATGCCATAGACAGCGTGGTGATCTCTGTGTGTGAGATCCATGGAGGAACGGCAAAGAACATTATCCCCGAAGCAGTAGAATTTTCCGGGTCTGTCCGCTGTCAGAGCGCAGAGACGAGAAACTCCATAGAAAAGCGTATTTTAGACGTCGTTCAAAATATAGCTTCTACTTACAAATGTAAGGCAGAGCTTGATTACCATTATGGTGTTCCGCCATTGGCAAACTCCCCCAGGGTTACAGAGATAGTTCGTGGAAGCGCGGAAAAAGTGGTGGGATCAGATAGGGTGAAACACATTGATATTCCTGCCATGGGTTCTGAGGATTTTTCCAGATATCTCGAAATCGTTCCAGAGGGGGTTTTCGCCCGCCTGGGAATAAGGAAACCGAATGAGCCTGATCCTGTTTACCATAACGGCAATTTTGTCTTTCCGGAAGAAGCTCTTCCTTACGGGGCTGCTCTTTTTGTACAGTTTGTGCTTGATATGAACCAGTAA
- a CDS encoding uroporphyrinogen decarboxylase family protein, with protein MPMTHRQRIESTLAFKETDRLPYSMWMHFPNRDRHPRRLAELSLAYQKKYDLDFIKFMPFGMYSTIDYGMDLNVFPGFVDAPVAQKPVIEKVSDWDNIRYVSGTAGEYAIVLEAQRILFEMMDEKLPFLQTVFSPMTTAVKLSSPQLLVKHIAEDPQRVRKALEIITATTIEFVKATVALGTDGLFFATQMSTKNLIDDKTHDAFVKKYDLEVLNGVKNSTWFNVLHLHGANAMIREVQDYPVQALSWHDRDDGPSMEEVRGYSDKVFVGGLSWGEKWLSKNNEEVVAEVREVAGRSGGKGVILGPGCVIDPSTPEERLELVYRTVLETVR; from the coding sequence ATGCCAATGACACACAGGCAGCGCATTGAAAGTACGCTTGCTTTCAAGGAAACAGATAGACTTCCTTATAGTATGTGGATGCATTTTCCCAACAGGGATCGCCATCCTCGACGTCTGGCTGAGCTCAGCCTTGCCTATCAGAAGAAGTATGATTTGGATTTCATTAAGTTCATGCCTTTTGGAATGTACTCCACTATTGACTACGGGATGGATCTTAATGTTTTTCCCGGTTTTGTAGACGCCCCTGTGGCGCAAAAGCCCGTGATCGAAAAGGTTTCTGATTGGGACAACATTCGTTATGTTTCAGGAACTGCCGGTGAATATGCCATAGTTCTGGAAGCCCAGCGCATCCTTTTCGAAATGATGGACGAAAAACTTCCCTTTTTACAGACGGTTTTCAGCCCCATGACAACTGCTGTCAAGTTGAGCAGCCCACAGCTTTTGGTAAAGCATATTGCTGAAGATCCCCAAAGGGTCAGGAAAGCTCTTGAAATCATTACGGCGACAACTATTGAGTTTGTAAAAGCTACAGTTGCTCTTGGAACTGACGGCCTTTTCTTCGCCACTCAAATGTCCACAAAGAATCTTATTGATGATAAAACCCATGATGCCTTCGTAAAAAAATATGACTTAGAGGTATTGAATGGCGTTAAGAATTCCACCTGGTTCAATGTCTTGCATCTCCACGGTGCGAACGCTATGATTCGGGAGGTACAGGATTATCCCGTTCAGGCTCTTAGCTGGCACGACCGGGACGATGGTCCCTCCATGGAGGAAGTTCGTGGTTATAGCGACAAGGTCTTTGTTGGAGGACTGAGCTGGGGTGAAAAATGGCTTAGCAAAAATAATGAAGAAGTGGTCGCGGAAGTTCGAGAAGTAGCTGGTCGTAGCGGTGGAAAAGGAGTAATTTTGGGGCCAGGCTGCGTTATAGATCCTTCTACACCGGAAGAGCGCCTTGAACTGGTATATAGAACAGTGCTTGAAACTGTCAGGTAA
- a CDS encoding M55 family metallopeptidase gives MISLKIYISVDMEGATGIVSSLHVVDSAPVEYAFGCKMQLHDLRAVIDGALEAGATEIIVNDSHERMINVDVSSLPEKVRLVSGSPKALGMIEGTEGCDGIFFVGYHAMAGTSGAILDHTLSVNTVFNVKLNGTPVGETGLNAAVCAEKNIPIALVTGDKAVCREAQKLLGEDITICTVKEGRSNSCGILLPPCETYPLLKNAAKEAVSSIRARKAPVLKISLPYSLELTFKHTRQCDEVSYIPGVNRIDGRTVMMKGESMEEMRRWISAATSLAESVRL, from the coding sequence GTGATCTCTTTGAAAATCTATATCAGCGTAGATATGGAAGGCGCCACTGGAATAGTAAGCTCTCTTCATGTAGTGGATAGTGCCCCGGTGGAATATGCTTTTGGGTGCAAAATGCAGCTCCATGACCTGCGAGCGGTAATAGATGGAGCCCTGGAGGCAGGAGCTACAGAAATCATTGTAAACGATTCTCATGAGCGTATGATCAATGTGGACGTTTCTTCACTCCCAGAAAAAGTCCGCCTTGTTTCAGGAAGCCCTAAAGCCCTCGGCATGATTGAGGGAACTGAGGGCTGCGATGGCATCTTCTTTGTAGGGTATCATGCCATGGCTGGAACGTCCGGCGCTATTCTAGACCACACCCTTTCAGTCAACACAGTCTTCAATGTCAAGCTCAACGGCACACCTGTGGGAGAAACAGGGCTCAACGCCGCTGTCTGCGCGGAAAAGAACATTCCTATAGCCCTCGTTACGGGGGATAAAGCCGTTTGTAGGGAAGCTCAGAAGCTTCTTGGTGAAGATATTACAATCTGTACTGTAAAGGAAGGGCGATCGAATAGCTGCGGCATTCTCTTGCCCCCCTGCGAAACATATCCTCTTTTAAAAAATGCGGCTAAAGAAGCCGTATCGTCCATTCGTGCCCGCAAGGCCCCTGTTCTGAAGATCTCTTTGCCCTACTCCCTCGAACTTACATTTAAACATACTCGCCAATGTGACGAAGTATCCTATATTCCGGGAGTCAATCGCATTGATGGACGAACTGTGATGATGAAAGGTGAATCCATGGAAGAAATGAGGCGATGGATAAGTGCGGCAACATCCCTGGCAGAGTCTGTCAGACTTTAA
- a CDS encoding M24 family metallopeptidase, with the protein MLHKERFQKLVEILNEQKLDAVFLAPSSDLKYITGLDFRSDSRLKGALISKEGESFFLCPSLHRDDVESVREEMHILEWNDVDWFQGAFRRGLQLVGLDGHLRIAFTRGIEAGDMIEAVEGLNVQCVNGFSLLFPMRSIKSKEELELMRRASAMNDKMMESLAVYLRPGLYEDEIIKFIMNFHESHGGNPRVPGVATGVNSSKPHYGRDNNRAIEENDIVLVDCGGWYDGYSHDMTRTFFVGAPTEEQRKVYEIVLEAQLAAEEKVAVGAIPSEIDKTARDIITEYGYGDSFNHRLGHGIGMDGHEAPYISQGNHVPLVEGNCFSIEPGIYLKGKFGVRIEDLVVLTESGREIINHYPKHLQVL; encoded by the coding sequence ATGCTACATAAAGAGCGTTTTCAAAAATTGGTTGAAATACTGAATGAGCAAAAACTTGATGCAGTTTTTCTTGCCCCATCTTCCGACCTGAAGTATATAACCGGCCTTGATTTTCGGTCTGATTCCCGCTTGAAAGGCGCATTAATTTCCAAAGAAGGAGAAAGTTTCTTCCTCTGCCCGTCTCTTCATAGGGATGATGTAGAGAGTGTCAGGGAAGAAATGCACATATTGGAGTGGAATGACGTTGACTGGTTTCAGGGTGCTTTCAGACGGGGGCTTCAGCTTGTAGGGCTGGACGGACATCTGAGAATCGCATTTACGAGGGGCATTGAAGCCGGTGACATGATTGAAGCAGTAGAGGGACTTAATGTACAGTGTGTCAATGGTTTTTCCCTTCTTTTTCCCATGCGTTCCATAAAAAGCAAAGAAGAGTTAGAGCTCATGAGAAGAGCGTCAGCTATGAACGATAAGATGATGGAATCCCTTGCGGTTTATCTTCGTCCGGGTCTCTATGAAGACGAAATCATAAAATTTATTATGAACTTCCACGAATCTCATGGCGGAAACCCGCGAGTCCCTGGTGTTGCTACGGGAGTCAACAGCTCAAAGCCTCATTATGGAAGGGACAATAACCGTGCCATTGAGGAGAATGACATTGTGCTGGTGGATTGTGGCGGATGGTATGATGGCTACAGCCATGATATGACGAGGACCTTTTTCGTAGGAGCCCCCACAGAAGAGCAGCGGAAAGTATATGAAATAGTTCTTGAGGCTCAGCTGGCGGCAGAGGAAAAGGTGGCTGTCGGCGCGATTCCAAGCGAAATAGACAAGACCGCCCGGGACATCATAACAGAATACGGCTATGGGGATTCTTTTAACCATCGATTGGGACATGGTATAGGCATGGACGGACATGAAGCTCCCTATATTTCCCAGGGCAACCATGTTCCCCTGGTAGAAGGAAATTGCTTCAGCATTGAGCCCGGTATCTATCTTAAAGGCAAGTTCGGGGTTCGTATTGAAGACCTGGTCGTGCTGACAGAGTCAGGCCGTGAAATCATAAACCATTATCCAAAACATCTTCAGGTTTTGTAA